Proteins encoded within one genomic window of Episyrphus balteatus chromosome 1, idEpiBalt1.1, whole genome shotgun sequence:
- the LOC129906788 gene encoding uncharacterized protein LOC129906788 isoform X2, with protein MFNTMKDDPDTNVHFVRTIECYPCLYNRQCKEYSNKTKQDETWKEIAKNFDATVFECKERWKNLRACYSRHLKLKNISVTTGSQKKPYYLAEHLDFLKPFTKSRNQIGNPYKLLPRPFILKNDPHEKEDLEENFSENDQDQDNNESTMMTDEVNETKDSFDTNVNQSNQQRLLTSYTSNPSVQNKRRWTEFPDEDRSFNKKQTIEPEEDFDLCFFKMAILNEKVTTSSDCQSSRQKNRNAEESRPNSRLSTLSSSSSIQFQYKVKEENIEQE; from the exons ATGTTTAATACAATGAAGGACGATCCAGATACAAATGTACATTTTGTGAGAACAATTGAATGTTATCCTTGTCTATATAATCGTCAGTGTAAAGAATAttccaataaaacaaaacaagacgAAACGTGGAAAGAGATTGCAAAGAATTTCGATGCCACag tatttgaATGCAAAGAAAGATGGAAGAACCTCAGAGCTTGCTATTCAAGacatttaaaactcaaaaatatatCTGTAACAACAGGCAGTCAAAAAAAGCCATATTATTTAGCCGAGCATTTAGACTTTCTCAAACCTTTTACCAAATCTCGTAACCAAATTG GTAACCCATATAAACTGCTGCCGCGGccatttattcttaaaaatgatCCCCATGAAAAAGAAGATTTAGAAGAAAACTTCTCAGAAAATGATCAAGATCAAGATAATAATGAATCGACAATGATGACAGATGAAGTTAATGAAACAAAAGATTCTTTCGATACAAATGTTAACCAATCTAACCAACAACGACTATTGACTTCTTACACTTCAAATCCTAGTGTTCAAAATAAAAGACGTTGGACTGAATTTCCAGACGAAGATAGAAGTTTCAATAAAAAGCAAACAATCGAACCAGAAGAGGATTTCGATTtgtgttttttcaaaa tgGCAATACTTAATGAAAAAGTTACAACTTCATCAGATTGTCAGAGCAGTagacaaaaaaatcgaaatgcAGAAGAGAGTCGACCAAACTCAAGATTATCAACTTTATCATCAAGTTCTTCGATACAGTTTCAATACAAAGTTAAAGAAGAGAATATAGAACAAGAATAA
- the LOC129906783 gene encoding cyclic GMP-AMP synthase-like receptor, giving the protein MLNFEEAIIRIDNDISIQDRETYSKDFDAIRNYLMDIMKATDPVFKKIYAGPSLFGSYLDNIKIDKPDEFDVHFLLKLPFYEDIQIKKDKNRPGFVKLLLSKPLKQMKSDPNLHFVYEQFEQFVTPSKFLMRSEIQHWLERIITKALKTYGNSVPNAAGTDEYDLVYLKRGTAHTIEATSTNGREISIDFVPAFRFNATYDWFAERPFPKNIKEKLWFAVPKPTVGPKGGRKLTFSICVPQTEKHLITGKYNLKPTLRLLKSIRDRMNEGYFMKSYFIKSIYLLENDEQDDDFWMQSPGKLLLHTLDKLLFFLDSKCIPFYWCPSMNLLASLDEIRVIILKESFQKVRNKLVQFSQKPGVDYNKMRRLFGIATKPLKQEYVQN; this is encoded by the exons ATGTTAAACTTTGAAGAGGCCATAATTCGAATTGACAATGATATTTCAATTCAAGATCGTGAAACGTATTCCAAAGACTTTGACGCCATAAGGAACTATCTAATGGATATTATGAAAGCGACAGATCCAGTGTTCAAAAAGATTTATGCTGGACCTAGTTTATTTG gcaGCTACTTGGACaatattaaaattgacaaaCCTGATGAATTTGATGTCCATTTTTTACTCAAACTTCCATTTTACGAagatattcaaattaaaaaagataaaaatcgaCCAGGTTTTGTCAAGCTTTTACTATCCAAGCCACTGAAACAAATGAAATCAGATCCAAATTTACATTTTGTCTATGAACAATTTGAACAATTCGTGACACCATCAAAATTTCTAATGCGTTCTGAAATACAACATTGGCTTGAAAGAATCATAACAAAAGCCTTAAAAACATATGGCAATTCAGTGCCAAATGCAGCTGGCACCGATGAATATgatttagtttatttaaaacGTGGCACTGCTCATACAATTGAAGCTACCTCAACAAATGGTCgtgaaatttcaattgattttgtACCAGCATTTCGATTTAATGCTACTTATGATTGGTTTGCTGAAAGACCATTTCCTAAAAATATTAAGGAAAAACTTTGGTTTGCTGTACCAAAACCGACTGTTGGTCCTAAAGGTGGACGCAAATTAACATTTTCCATTTGTGTGCCACAAACTGAAAAGCATTTAATAACTGGCAAGTATAACTTAAAGCCTACTCTGAGACTTTTGAAGAGCATTCGTGATAGAATGAATGAAGGATATTTtatgaaaagttattttatCAAGAGTATTTATTTGCTTGAGAATGACGAGCAAGATGATGACTTTTGGATGCAGTCACCAGGAAAATTGTTATTGCAT aCGCTGGATAAGCTGTTATTTTTCTTGGACTCAAAATGTATTCCATTCTATTGGTGTCCTTCTATGAACTTGCTGGCAAGTTTGGATGAAATACGAGTAATAATTTTAAAGGAGAGTTTTCAAAAAGTTCGAAACAAGTTGGTGCAATTTTCACAAAAGCCAGGAGTTGATTACAACAAAATGCGACGCTTGTTTG gTATCGCAACCAAACCTCTTAAGCAGGAATATGTACAAAATTGA
- the LOC129906788 gene encoding uncharacterized protein LOC129906788 isoform X1 yields MFNTMKDDPDTNVHFVRTIECYPCLYNRQCKEYSNKTKQDETWKEIAKNFDATVFECKERWKNLRACYSRHLKLKNISVTTGSQKKPYYLAEHLDFLKPFTKSRNQIGNPYKLLPRPFILKNDPHEKEDLEENFSENDQDQDNNESTMMTDEVNETKDSFDTNVNQSNQQRLLTSYTSNPSVQNKRRWTEFPDEDRSFNKKQTIEPEEDFDLCFFKSILPDMRQMNLDQKRRFKVGILNFAVAILNEKVTTSSDCQSSRQKNRNAEESRPNSRLSTLSSSSSIQFQYKVKEENIEQE; encoded by the exons ATGTTTAATACAATGAAGGACGATCCAGATACAAATGTACATTTTGTGAGAACAATTGAATGTTATCCTTGTCTATATAATCGTCAGTGTAAAGAATAttccaataaaacaaaacaagacgAAACGTGGAAAGAGATTGCAAAGAATTTCGATGCCACag tatttgaATGCAAAGAAAGATGGAAGAACCTCAGAGCTTGCTATTCAAGacatttaaaactcaaaaatatatCTGTAACAACAGGCAGTCAAAAAAAGCCATATTATTTAGCCGAGCATTTAGACTTTCTCAAACCTTTTACCAAATCTCGTAACCAAATTG GTAACCCATATAAACTGCTGCCGCGGccatttattcttaaaaatgatCCCCATGAAAAAGAAGATTTAGAAGAAAACTTCTCAGAAAATGATCAAGATCAAGATAATAATGAATCGACAATGATGACAGATGAAGTTAATGAAACAAAAGATTCTTTCGATACAAATGTTAACCAATCTAACCAACAACGACTATTGACTTCTTACACTTCAAATCCTAGTGTTCAAAATAAAAGACGTTGGACTGAATTTCCAGACGAAGATAGAAGTTTCAATAAAAAGCAAACAATCGAACCAGAAGAGGATTTCGATTtgtgttttttcaaaagtatACTTCCCGATATGAGACAGATGAATCTCGATCAGAAAAGACGTTTTAAAgtgggaattttgaattttgcagtgGCAATACTTAATGAAAAAGTTACAACTTCATCAGATTGTCAGAGCAGTagacaaaaaaatcgaaatgcAGAAGAGAGTCGACCAAACTCAAGATTATCAACTTTATCATCAAGTTCTTCGATACAGTTTCAATACAAAGTTAAAGAAGAGAATATAGAACAAGAATAA